The genome window GGGTGCCAGCGCCAGCCCCTCGCCTCGGCCGCCCCGGCCGGGGTGACGGACAGGACCACATCCTCGATCTCGTCCTGGTAGATGCCGAAGGACTGACTGGCGAAGGCCGACAGGTCGAAGTCGGCGGGCGGCGGGGCAAAGCCGGGCTGGGCCTCGACCGCGCTCATCCGGTCAAGGCGAAAGGTCTGGACCTTGCCGCTGTCCCGGTCGGCGGCGACCAGATAGTTGGCGCGGCCGAACATGACACCGCACGGGGCCACGGTCCGCCTGCGCGCCTCCGCCCCGGGCCGGGCATAGGTGAAGGCGAGGGGCGACTGGGCCAGGATGGCACCCCGGATGGTGGCCAGCATGGTCTCGTCGGCACCCGGGCGCGGCCCGGCCTGGACGGCGATCGTCTCGGCCCGGACCAGGGCCTCCAGATCAGGGGCCAGGCGGTTCAGGGTGGTCGATCGCATCGCCGACTTCAGTTTCCGCTCCAGTCCCTCCAGCGCCGCCGCGCGGCCCGGCTCGCCCGCCGCCCGCAGGGCCTGCGCGGCCCGGTTCAGCTCGACCAGCTCGGTCGTGGTGGGGGCCTGTTCGAAAGCCGACAGCCCGCCCCGGATGCGCCAGCGCTTCTGCGGCGGATCGGACACCTCCTCTGTCGCGGGAAACAGGGCAATCACGGCGTCGCGCATACGCTCGGCGGTGCGACGGCCGACGTCCAGGTCCCGGGCCATCTCGTCCAGGCTCAGCCCCTCGGCCGAGGCGGCCAGACGGCGGGCCAGTTCCAGCACCATGGCCGCCTTGTCATGCCTCACACGCCCGCTCCCAACCGATACGTCCGATTTTGACGTATCACCGTCCTAGACCTCGATCAACGACAAGACATCGCTCACCGGAGATCGTCCCATGGTTCACGCCTTCGCCCCTCAAGCCGTCGTCAACTCCACCCGCTATCTGATCGTACCGTGCGAGGCCGACGGCTGCGCGGATCTGGCCGTCATCTGGGACCGGCTGGAGGAACAGGTGATCGACGTCATCGACGCCCGCGCCTCGGCCCGCTATTCGGACGAGGACGCCCTGTGGGACGAGGCGCGTGGCTGGCAGGACACCGAACTGCGCATGGCCGCCTGATTTCAGGCCGGATAGCGGGCCTGAAGCGTCTCGATGCTTCCCCGCGCCATCTCGACCAGAACGTCCGGGTCTATGTCGGACAGCCGGTTCACATAGACGCAGCCCTTGCCGGTCTTGTGCTTGCCCAGCCGGTTCAGGAACCCGGCGCGGGCGTCCTCGGTGGCGGCCATGTAGAAGACGAGATTGGCCTTGCGCGGCGCAAACCCGACCAGAGGCGCGTCGCCCTCGTGGCCGCTGTCATAACGATAGTGATAGCGGCCGAAGCCGATGATCGACGATCCCCACATGGTCGGGGCCAGACCGGTCGCCCGGGTCAGCAGGGCCACGACCGCCGCCGCGTCCTCGCGCCGCCGGGGGTCCTCGACCGCCGTGATGAAATCCTCGACCGACACGGCCGTCGGTCTGGTCTTTGCCTCAGCCACACCTCGCCTCCTCGTCAGAGCTCCACCTTCGGCCGCGCCGTCCAGCGGTCGATCAGGCGCTGGGCGGGGGTCTCGACCAGGCGGTGCGCGACCAGGGCCAGCAACAGGATCAGGCCGAACAGGGCCACGGCGAACAGATCATTGATCCAGACGGCGCCGAAGTCGATACGCCGCCCGCCGGGCACCCAATCGATCCTGCGCGCGACGATCATCAGCACCGTCAGCACGAACATATGGACCATGTAGATGGCGAACGACCAGCGGCCCAGGGTGACCAGGGCGGGGTGGTCCAGCCCTCTGGACAGGGCCCCCTCCTCGCCCGCGAAGACCCAGACGAGGACGAGGAAAATCAGCGTCACGGCGACGGTGATCGGCCCGGTGGCCCACCCGATGAAGAGGCAGATGGCAACGACGGCCGCCAGCTCCAGCGCCGTCGCCGCATGCCCGGTCAGACGCGGAATGCGGGTCCAGACGCCCTGCAGCAGACAGCCGAGGAAGAAGCCATAGACCGCACGCGGCACGGCGAAGTCATAGGTGGTGTTCATCCAGCGCCGGGCCCAGGCCAGGACCATGACGGCGCCGATCAGGGCCAGGATCGCCCCGATCCACCGGAACCTCCGGGGCGCGACCAGCACGAGCCCCGCGAAGATCAGATAGCAGGCGACTTCGGCGCTCAGCGTCCAGGCCGGGCCGTTCCAGGTCAGGAACGGCAGGGTGTGCCAGGCCTGAACCAGCAGCAGGTTGGCGAAGATCGCCTCCACCGACCGGTCGCGCACGAACGGCGGCGCGCCGTCGATATGGAACCACAGCCGGGCCAGCTCCAGCCCGATGAAGGCGGCCAGCATCAGCACGTGCAGCGGCCAGACCCGACCCAGCCGGCGCACCATGAACCGTCCGGCGTCGCGGGGCGTCTTCAGCCGACCGGAATAGGCGTGGGCGATGACGAAGCCGGACAGGACGAAGAAATAGTCGACGAACAGATAGCCGTGCTGGACCAGACCCCAGTCGCGCCAGTGGCTGGCGACCGGCATGTGGAATGTCACCACAAGCACGGCGCAGATGCCGCGCAGGGAATCGAGAGCCTCGAAACGGCGGGGAATGGCAGCGGCGGCGTTCACGCGGTCGTGATAGCGCCACCGTTCCGTAAACGGTAGCGCCCAAACCGCGCCCAGACAGCGAGCGACCGCGTCGCGAGCGGTAGCGCCTGTATTGGGCTCAGGCAGCGAGGCTCCGCGAGCCGAGCGGTAGCGTCCCTGAAAAGGGGATGGAGGCCTGGCCTCCGAGTTGAACGGAGGGTCTACGGGCTTGCACACCCGTTGCGTCGCCCCTCCGCCACCAGGCCGTGTCCGAGAGCCCGAACATTATGACCGGCAGGGTTTGAAAGTGTCCTTGCGAACACGGTTGACGACGCGTTCACCCTCTTGCCGCAACGGTTGGCCATAGTGGCGCGCTATTTGTATGGACCAGTGGCAGGCCGAACCGGCCGTGGAGACTCAAGATTTCATGCGTTTCGACTATCGCCTTGCCCTGATCGCCTGCGTCTCGGCCTGCGCGCCCATGCTGCCGGAGGCTCCACCCGTCGCGCCGCCCGCGCCGGTCCCCGCGAGCCAGCCGCCACGCGAAGCCGGGTCGGCCACGACGCCACCGCCCGCCCCGGCCCAGACCAGCGGCGTGGATCAGCCGGGATTCGAGGGCTGGAAGCAGGGCTTTCTGAACAGGAAGGGCGGCGCTCGGCGCGCCCAGTACGAACAGCAGCTGGCCAATCTGACGCCCGACCCCGAGGTCATCCGTCTGGACGGCAACCAGCCGGAGTTCAGCCGCCCGGCCGGAGCCTATATCTCGAACGCCGCCTCGGCCGCGCGGATCGCCGAGGCACGCCGTCGCATCGATGCCGTGCCGTGGGGCGTGACCCGGCAATATGGCGTTCCGGCCGAGATCCTGGTCGCCATCTGGGGCAATGAATCCAGCTTCGGCCAGGTCCAGGGCAACAGCGACGTGATCCGCTCGCTCGCCACCCTGGCCTTCGAGGGACGCCGCCGGGACTGGGCCGAAGGTCAGCTGAAGGACGCGCTGGACATCGTCATCGACGGCCGGCGCGAGCGCGCGGGCCTGCTGGGCAGCTGGGCCGGGGCCATGGGCCAGACCCAGTTCATGCCCGACAACTATCTGCGGCTGGGCGTCGACCAGAACGGCGACGGTCGGGTCGACATCTGGGGCACGGACGCCGATGCCCTGGCCTCAGCCGCCAACCTGCTGGCCCAGGCCGGCTGGAAACGCGGTCAGGCCTGGGGCTATGAGGTCGTGCTGCCCGCGGGCTTCGACTATTCGCTGGCCGAGGCGGACGGCCGTCCCTGGAGCGACTGGGCCCGGCGCGGCGTGACCCTGGCCCACGGCGGCGCGCCGACCGCCGAAGAGGCTGCCGAGCGGGGCACGATCCTGCTGCCGCAGGGCGCGCGCGGCGCGGCCTTCCTGGCCCTTCCCAACCATTACGTCATCCGGCGCTACAACAACTCGGCCAGCTATGCCCTGGCGATCGGACTGACCGCCGACGGCGTCGCGGGCAAGCCGGGCCTGGTCGGCACATGGCCGAACGACGGGCCAATCTCGCGCGAGCAGCGTTTCGGAGCCCAGACGGCCCTGGCACGCATGGGCTACGACCCCGGTGCCATCGACGGCGTCATCGGCTCGGGCACGCGACGGGCGCTCCGGCAATGGCAGATCGCCAACGGGCGGATCGCCGACGGCTACCTGACGGCCGCGATCGCCGACGAGCTGATGCGCGGGATGTGATGCCCTTCTCCCTCCCCCGCGGGGGAGGGTGGTCGGAGCGAAGCGGAGACCGGGTGGGGGCGGCAAGGCAGGCCTCAAGGACCTGCCTTGCCGCCCCCACCCCGTCGCTTCGCGACGACCCTCCCCATAAAGGGGAGGGAGACGGCCGCCCTACTCCTTCAACCGCCAGGTCGCCCCGGTCGGGCCGTCCATCACCACGACATTCAGCGCCGTCAGCCGGTCGCGGATGCGATCCGCCTCGGCCCAGTTCTTTTCAGCCCGCGCGGTGACGCGCTGGGCCAGCAATGCCTCGACCTCAGCCTTCAGGGCATCGTCGGCCCCACCCTCGAACCACTGGTCCGGCGTGGACAGCAGCACGCCCAGGATGCGGCCCGAAGCCAGCAGCTCGGCCTTGGCAATGCCGACCGCATGGTGATCGCCCGCCGTCATCGCGCGTTCGATCTCGCTGGACAGGGCGAACAGGGTGGCCATGGCTCCGGGCGTGTTCAGGTCGTCGGAGATGGCCGTCAGGAACTCCGGCGACGGCATGTCGCCGAGCGGCGCGACATCAGCAGCCCGCCGCAGCGCGCCGTACAGGCGGTCCAGGTTCTTTCGCGACTGGTCCAGCAGCGACTGGTTCCAGTCCAGCGGCTGGCGGTAGTGCGCGCTCAGCAGGGCCCAGCGCACCACCTCGCCCGGCATGGTCTGCACCAGGTCGTGCAGCAGCAGGACGTTGCCGACCGACTTGGACATCTTTTCCGCATCGACGGTCAGGAAACCGTTGTGCATCCAGTAGCGGCTGTATTCCGCATGGGCGTGATCGCCGTGGGCATGGCCGTGGGCGCAGACCCCTTGCGCAATCTCGTTCTCATGGTGGGGAAACACCAGGTCGATGCCGCCACCGTGGATGTCGATCGGCAGGCCCAGGACCTGTTCGATCATGGCCGAGCATTCGATGTGCCAGCCGGGCCGCCCCTCGCCCCACGGTGATGGCCACGACGGCTCGTCCGCTTTCGAGGGCTTCCACAGGACGAAGTCGTGCGGGTTCTTCTTGTAGGGGGCGACCTCGACCCGGGCACCCGCGATCATGTCGTCTAGGTTCCGGCCCGACAGCGCGCCATAGGCCGGATAGCTGGACACGTCGAACAGCACATGCCCCTCGGCCACATAGGCGCAGCCCTGGTCGACGATCTGGCCGATCTGCCGGACGATGGCGTCCATATGGTCGGTGACGTGGGGGGCGATGTCGGGCGGCGTGACGTTCAGCGCCATCATGTCGGCCAGATAGGCGGCCTCGTAGCGGGCCGTGACCTCGCCGATCGGCACCCCTTCCCTGAAGGCACGGGCGTTGATCTTGTCGTCCACGTCGGTGACGTTGCGGGCATAGACGACGCTGTCGGCTCCGTATTCGCGCCGCAGCAGCCGCACCAGCACATCGAACACCACCGGCGGCCGCGCATTTCCGATGTGGGCAAAGTCATAGACCGTCGGCCCGCAGACATAGAGGGTCACGCGCCCGGGATCGCGCGGCACGAAGGCCCGTTTCTGGCGTTGCAGGGTGTCGTGAAGGAAAAGCGTCATTTTGAAGCGTTGCAGTTCGTTTTCTTGCGGGACGGAGCCAGTGTCCCATATAGCCGTGTCTGCCCGGCGGATAGCCGCGGCCAAGAACAGGGAGAGCGACGCGCGTCAATCCGGGACCTTCGTCCCGGCGCTACTGGTCGCTGAAATCATCTTATGGACGCACACGCCTCCAGGCCGACCCTCGTCGGCAACGATCATCTGACCCGTCCGACGCGCGAGGAGGCCCTGGCGGCCGTCCGCACCCTGATCGCATGGTCCGGCGACAATCCCGATCGCGAGGGCCTGCTGGACACGCCCAAGCGCGTCGTGGACGCTTACGGCGAATGGTTCGAGGGCTATACCGCCGACCCGGCCAAGGAACTGAGCCGCACGTTCGAGGATGTGCAGGGCTATGACGACATGGTGCTGCTGCGCGACATCGAGGTCGAAAGCCATTGCGAGCACCACATGGCCCCTTTCCTCGGCAAGGCCTATGTCGCCTATCTGCCGACCGAGAAGGTCGTGGGCATCTCCAAGATCGCGCGTGTGGTGGAGATCTTCTCCAAGCGCCTGCAGACCCAGGAAACCCTGACGCAGGAGATCGCGGGCGCGCTGGAGGATCACCTGTCGCCGGCCGGGGTCGCCGTGCTGATCGATGCCGAGCACCAGTGCATGACGACGCGCGGCGTGCACCACCGCCACGTCTCGACCATCACGACGCGGTTCACCGGCCGGTTCAAGTCGGATCCGGCCCTGATCGAGCGCTTCCTGAAGCTGTCAAAGGGCTGATCTTCGCCTGATCGGCGAAAACGAAGCCGACGGAACCGACGGACGCCCGAGACCGCTTTACAAGCCGGGCGCCAGACGCCAGAAACCGTTCGAACCGTATAGCGTCGCTCGTGGCCCGTGCCCTGAGCCTGCATGGAGAAGACTTCCTATGGCTGCCAAGCTCTCAGGCTCGCAGGGTGGCAAGACCATCGAGCAGAACGCGGACATCAACGTCACGCCGTTCGTCGATATCATGCTGGTGCTGCTGATCATCTTCATGGTGGCTGCACCGTTGGCCACCGTGTCGATCCGCCTCGACCTGCCGCCGGCGACTCCGCCGGACCCCAGCGTCGAGCAAAAGGAACCGGTCTATATTTCCATCCAGGAAAGCGGCTCGATCTTCATCGCCGACAAGCAGACGGTCCTCGAGACCCTGGTCCCTGACGTGTGCGCGGCCCTGGGTGGCGGCAATCCGGGCTGCAAGGAAGAGCGGATCTTCGTGCGCGCCGAGCCGGAAGTGAAATACAACCAGTTCATGGAAGTCATGAACGCGCTGCAGGAACAGGGCTTCTACAAGGTCGGCCTGCTGAACGAAGACATCGAATAGGCGGCGTCATCATCTACCCGAACAGGGCCGCGTCTCGAAAGGGACGCGGCCTTTTTCTTGCGCTCAGCCCAGAGCGGCGCGGACGCCCCGGGATTCGATCAGGGCCAGGATGTCGCTGACACCGGCGATGAAGCGTTCGTCAGCAGCCAGCGCTGCGGGAACGATGCCGGACAGCGCTGCTATGGCCTCGACCCGTCCGCGAGGCGATGACGCACGCGCCAGCGCAACCGCCAGATCACCCGCCAGGGGATCGTCGACGGCAAAGGTCTCGCCCGTTTCGGTCACGCCGCCCTGCCAGCGGATCCATCCCGCTACGCCCGACGAAAGCGCTTCGACCCCCAGCCCTGCGGCCAGCCGGTCCGCGATCGTGGCCAGCAGGCGCTGAGGCAGCTTCTGTGACCCGTCCATGGCGATCTGGCGGGTACGGTGCTGCAATGCGGGATTGCCGAAACGCGCCATCAGGTCCCGGCGATAGTCGGCGATGTTCAGCCCGGTCGGCGGGTTCAGGGTCGTCTGCGCCTCGTCCCACAGCCGTTCGACGAAGGCGGCGAACACAGGATCGGCCACGACCTGATGCACGAACGCATGCCCGGCCAGCCCGCCCAGATAGGCGATCGACGAATGGGCCCCGTTCAGAAGCCGTAGCTTGGCATCTTCCCAGGGGGCGACAGCGCCCGTCAGCTGCACGCCCAGCCTGGCGAAGTCCGGGCGCGGACCACAGAACCGGTCTTCGATCACCCATTGGGTGAACGGCTCGGTCTTGACCATGCCCTGGTCCTCGACCCCGGTGGACGCGGCCAGGTCCGCGACGTCGTCCGACGTCGTCGCCGGCACGATCCGGTCCACCATCGTGGAAGGAAAGGCCGCCTCGGTCGCGATCCAGGCCGCCAGACCGGCATCGATCCGCCCGGCCAGATCGAGGACGGCCGCCCGCACACGCGCGCCATTGTGCGGAAGGTTGTCGCAGGAGACGACCGTGAAGGGCGCAATTCCCCGTCGCCTGCGCTCGGCCAGGGCCGCGACCAGAAAGCCGGGCGCGGTCCTCGGTGTACCGATGTCCGCGATATCGGCGGCCACGTCGGGGTCCGTATCGATCAGCGCCCCGGTCGCCGGGTCCAGCCGGTAGCCCTTCTCGGTCACGGTCAGGGTGACGATGTGGACCTCGGGCGAAGCCATGGCCTGAACCACCGCGGCGGGGTCTTCCGGCGCGACGAGGACACCCTGGACCGCGCCGATGACGCGCGCCGTCTGCCCATCGCCGTCATGCACCAGCACGCAGTACAGGCCGTCCTGCGGCTGCAACTGGTCGCGCACGCCTGCCGACCGCAGCGAGACGCCCAGCACGCCCCAGCGCAGATCCCCGGACCTCAGCGCGTCGTCGAACACCACCGACTGGTGCGCCCGGTGAAAGGCCCCGATCCCCAGATGGACCACGCCGACTCTGACCCCGGCCCGGTCGTACCCCGGGCGTTCGATCGCGCCCGGCAGACCGGCGAGCGTCGCTTCGGACAGCCGCGTCACAGCCTGTAGGCCGCCTTGACCAGGCCGTAGGTCAGGGCGTGGGCGACCTCGTGCGCCTCGTCCTCCTCCAGCCGGTGCTCGACCACCAGCTGGGCCAGATGACCGCAGTCCATGCGCCGGGCCACGTCATGGCGCGCCGGGATCGACAGGAAGGCGCGGGTGTCGTCGTTGAAGCCGACGGTGTTGTAGAAGCCGGCCGTCTCGGTGGCCTGTTCGCGGAACCGCCTCATGCCCTCGGGGCTGTCGTGGAACCACCAGGGCGGGCCCAGCCGCAGGGCCGGATAGTGACCGGCCAGAGGGGCCAGTTCGCGGCTGTAGGCCGTCTCGTCCAGGGTGAAGACGATGATGGTCAGGCCGGGCTCGGAGCCGAACCGGTCCAGCAGCGGTTTCAGCGCGCGGACATAGTCGGTCTGCGTCGGGATGTCGGCCCCCTTGTCGCGGCCGAAGCGGGCGAAGACGGCGGCGTTGTGATTCCGGAAGCTGCCGGGGTGGATCTGCATGACCAGCCCGTCGTCCAGGCTCATCGCCGCCATTTCGGTCAGCATGTGGCCGCGGAACAGCTCGGCCTCGCAGGGCGTCACCGGACCGGCCACGACCTGGGCGAACAGGGCGCGGATGTCGGCATCGGCCAGGTCGGCGGTAAAGGCCGTCGGGTGGCCGTGGTCGGTCGAGGTCGCGCCGTGGGCGGCGAAAAAGGCGCGGCGGTTGCGCAGCGCAGCGAGGTAGCCGTCCCACGTCCGGGTGTCCTCGCCGGTGATCCGGCCCAGTTCGTCCAGATTGGCGTGAAACCCTTCGAAGTCCGGATCCAGCACCGGGTCCGGTCGGAAGGCGGTGACCACCCTGCCCTTCCAGCCGGAGGCCTGGATCGCGGCATGATGGCTCAGCGGATCCAGCGGGCTCTCGGTCGTGGCGATCAGTTCGATATTGTAGCGCTCGAACAGGGCGCGGGGCCGGAAGGCGTCGGTCTTCAGCGCCGCGTCGATGACATCGAAATAGTGATCCGCCGTCTCGGCCGACAGGCGGACGTCGAGCCCGAAGGCCTGGGTGTAGACCCAGTCATGCCACATCCGCGACGGCGTGCCCCGGAACAGGTGATACCGCTCGGCGAATCGCCGCCAGATGGCGCGGGGGTCGGTCTCCACCGGGCCGCCGTCCGCGCGCGGCACGCCCAGATCCTCCAGCGGCACGCCCTGGCTGAACAGCATGCGAAAGACATAGTGGTCGGGCGTGATCAGCAGCTCCGCCGGATCAGCCCAGGGCGCATTGGTGGCGAACCAGGCGGGGTCGGTATGGCCGTGGGGGCTGACGATCGGAAGATCGGCGATTGCGGCATGCAGGCGACGCGCGACGGCGCGTGTGTCAGCATCGGCCGGAAACAGCCGATCGGGATGCAGGTGCAGAGGCTGGGGCATGGGCGAACGATCCGGTTCGGGGCGACGACGATACCGTCCCGTCGGCCAGAGGATTAGCTCGACACCGGTGTCATGGTCCAGTTGTGAAAGTCGACCAGTTCAGCCGCATGGGGATCGTCCCGTTCGAGGGCGCGCGTGCGATCCGGTCTTGCGGAACCGGCCGCAGCCCGGCGCTGCAAACGATTGTTGCAATCGATTGCATTTTGACTTAGCCATATCTTTGCGGACCCGATCGAGAGGTCCGGGCACATGGGGAAGACACGATGAAACGCACGGGAACCGTCTGCGCCGCCGCCTTGCTGGCCGCGCTGAGCACCAGCGCCTTCGCACAGAGCACGACGTCGCAGCAGACCGATCAGGAAGCGACGAACCTTGACGAGATCGTCGTCACGGCCGTCGCCGGTTCCAGCACCACGCTGCGCTCCAGCGTCTCGGTCACGACACTGAACGCCGAGGCGGTCGAGGACCTGGCCCCGCGCTCGACGGCCGAAATCTTCCGCAGCATCCCGGGCATCCGCTCGGAATCCTCGGGCGGTGAAGGCAATGCCAACATCGCCGTGCGCGGCCTGCCGATCTCGACGGGCGGTGCCAAATTCCTCCAGATCCAGGAAGACGGCCTGCCGATCCTGGAGTTCGGCGACATCGCCTTCGGCAATGCCGACATCTTCACCCGCTATGATGCCACCGTCGCCCGCGTCCAGGCGGTCCGGGGCGGCTCGGCCTCGACCTTCGCCTCCAACTCGCCGGGCGGCGTCATCAACCTGATCACGGAGACGGGCAGCCAGGAGGGCGGCTCGCTGGCCCTGACGCGCGGCATCGACTTCGACACCACCCGCGGCGACTTCCAGTACGGCGGACACATCACCGACGACCTGTACGGCTCGATCGGCGGCTTCTATCGCTCCGGCGAGGGCGCGCGCGACGCCGGCTATACGGGCGAGAGCGGCGGCCAGATCCGCGCCTCGCTGACGAAGGAGTTCACCAACGGCTATCTGCGGGTCAGCGCCAAATATCTGAACGACCGTGCGATCGGCTATCTCCCCTCCCCGATTCAGGTGACGGGCACCAACAGCGACCCGAACTGGGGTCCCCTGTCCGGCTATGATGCGTCGTCCCAGACGCTGCATTCGGCCCTGTTCCAGGTCAGCCCCGGCCTGAACGGCAACAACGGTCCGCGCGTCTCCGACATCAAGGACGGCATGCACCCCGAAGTCCTGTCGGCGGGCGTTGAAGCCAGCTTCGACGTCGGCTCGGGCTGGACCCTGACGGACCGCTTCCGCATCGCTTCTGCCTCGGGCCGGTTCGTCTCGCCCTTCACCGCAGGAACGGGCTCGGTTTCGAGCATCGCCGCCGGCATTGGCGGGGCGGGATCGACCGCGCGCTATGCCAACGGGGCCAATGCCGGACAGCTGGTTCCGGCCAATGCCAACGGCAACGGCCTGCTGGCGCAGATCGTCCTGTTCGATACCGAGATCAACGATTTCGGCAACATGGCCAATGACCTGAAGCTGGAACGCGAGTTCCAGGCGGGCGGCGGCACCCTGAAGACGACCTTCGGCTACTATCGCTCCAGCCAGAGCATCGACATGGACTGGCTGTGGAACTCGTTCCTGCTGGAAGTGAAGGGCGACAATGCCGCCCTCGTCGATGTGTTCAACTCGGCAGGGGTCAAGCAGACCCAGAACGGTCTCGTCGGCTATGGCGCGACGTTCTTCGGCAACTGCTGCCGACGGTCGTACGACACCGACTACACGATCGACGCCCCCTATG of Brevundimonas subvibrioides contains these proteins:
- a CDS encoding helix-turn-helix transcriptional regulator produces the protein MRHDKAAMVLELARRLAASAEGLSLDEMARDLDVGRRTAERMRDAVIALFPATEEVSDPPQKRWRIRGGLSAFEQAPTTTELVELNRAAQALRAAGEPGRAAALEGLERKLKSAMRSTTLNRLAPDLEALVRAETIAVQAGPRPGADETMLATIRGAILAQSPLAFTYARPGAEARRRTVAPCGVMFGRANYLVAADRDSGKVQTFRLDRMSAVEAQPGFAPPPADFDLSAFASQSFGIYQDEIEDVVLSVTPAGAAEARGWRWHPTQSLEDQPDGSVIVRFRASGMRELAWHLFTWGDQVTILAPHRLKAVMAGELAAAQRALEGTATAPD
- a CDS encoding DUF1801 domain-containing protein, which translates into the protein MAEAKTRPTAVSVEDFITAVEDPRRREDAAAVVALLTRATGLAPTMWGSSIIGFGRYHYRYDSGHEGDAPLVGFAPRKANLVFYMAATEDARAGFLNRLGKHKTGKGCVYVNRLSDIDPDVLVEMARGSIETLQARYPA
- a CDS encoding acyltransferase family protein is translated as MNAAAAIPRRFEALDSLRGICAVLVVTFHMPVASHWRDWGLVQHGYLFVDYFFVLSGFVIAHAYSGRLKTPRDAGRFMVRRLGRVWPLHVLMLAAFIGLELARLWFHIDGAPPFVRDRSVEAIFANLLLVQAWHTLPFLTWNGPAWTLSAEVACYLIFAGLVLVAPRRFRWIGAILALIGAVMVLAWARRWMNTTYDFAVPRAVYGFFLGCLLQGVWTRIPRLTGHAATALELAAVVAICLFIGWATGPITVAVTLIFLVLVWVFAGEEGALSRGLDHPALVTLGRWSFAIYMVHMFVLTVLMIVARRIDWVPGGRRIDFGAVWINDLFAVALFGLILLLALVAHRLVETPAQRLIDRWTARPKVEL
- a CDS encoding lytic murein transglycosylase, whose translation is MRFDYRLALIACVSACAPMLPEAPPVAPPAPVPASQPPREAGSATTPPPAPAQTSGVDQPGFEGWKQGFLNRKGGARRAQYEQQLANLTPDPEVIRLDGNQPEFSRPAGAYISNAASAARIAEARRRIDAVPWGVTRQYGVPAEILVAIWGNESSFGQVQGNSDVIRSLATLAFEGRRRDWAEGQLKDALDIVIDGRRERAGLLGSWAGAMGQTQFMPDNYLRLGVDQNGDGRVDIWGTDADALASAANLLAQAGWKRGQAWGYEVVLPAGFDYSLAEADGRPWSDWARRGVTLAHGGAPTAEEAAERGTILLPQGARGAAFLALPNHYVIRRYNNSASYALAIGLTADGVAGKPGLVGTWPNDGPISREQRFGAQTALARMGYDPGAIDGVIGSGTRRALRQWQIANGRIADGYLTAAIADELMRGM
- the cysS gene encoding cysteine--tRNA ligase, which encodes MTLFLHDTLQRQKRAFVPRDPGRVTLYVCGPTVYDFAHIGNARPPVVFDVLVRLLRREYGADSVVYARNVTDVDDKINARAFREGVPIGEVTARYEAAYLADMMALNVTPPDIAPHVTDHMDAIVRQIGQIVDQGCAYVAEGHVLFDVSSYPAYGALSGRNLDDMIAGARVEVAPYKKNPHDFVLWKPSKADEPSWPSPWGEGRPGWHIECSAMIEQVLGLPIDIHGGGIDLVFPHHENEIAQGVCAHGHAHGDHAHAEYSRYWMHNGFLTVDAEKMSKSVGNVLLLHDLVQTMPGEVVRWALLSAHYRQPLDWNQSLLDQSRKNLDRLYGALRRAADVAPLGDMPSPEFLTAISDDLNTPGAMATLFALSSEIERAMTAGDHHAVGIAKAELLASGRILGVLLSTPDQWFEGGADDALKAEVEALLAQRVTARAEKNWAEADRIRDRLTALNVVVMDGPTGATWRLKE
- the folE gene encoding GTP cyclohydrolase I FolE codes for the protein MDAHASRPTLVGNDHLTRPTREEALAAVRTLIAWSGDNPDREGLLDTPKRVVDAYGEWFEGYTADPAKELSRTFEDVQGYDDMVLLRDIEVESHCEHHMAPFLGKAYVAYLPTEKVVGISKIARVVEIFSKRLQTQETLTQEIAGALEDHLSPAGVAVLIDAEHQCMTTRGVHHRHVSTITTRFTGRFKSDPALIERFLKLSKG
- a CDS encoding biopolymer transporter ExbD, which encodes MAAKLSGSQGGKTIEQNADINVTPFVDIMLVLLIIFMVAAPLATVSIRLDLPPATPPDPSVEQKEPVYISIQESGSIFIADKQTVLETLVPDVCAALGGGNPGCKEERIFVRAEPEVKYNQFMEVMNALQEQGFYKVGLLNEDIE
- a CDS encoding mannitol dehydrogenase family protein, whose amino-acid sequence is MTRLSEATLAGLPGAIERPGYDRAGVRVGVVHLGIGAFHRAHQSVVFDDALRSGDLRWGVLGVSLRSAGVRDQLQPQDGLYCVLVHDGDGQTARVIGAVQGVLVAPEDPAAVVQAMASPEVHIVTLTVTEKGYRLDPATGALIDTDPDVAADIADIGTPRTAPGFLVAALAERRRRGIAPFTVVSCDNLPHNGARVRAAVLDLAGRIDAGLAAWIATEAAFPSTMVDRIVPATTSDDVADLAASTGVEDQGMVKTEPFTQWVIEDRFCGPRPDFARLGVQLTGAVAPWEDAKLRLLNGAHSSIAYLGGLAGHAFVHQVVADPVFAAFVERLWDEAQTTLNPPTGLNIADYRRDLMARFGNPALQHRTRQIAMDGSQKLPQRLLATIADRLAAGLGVEALSSGVAGWIRWQGGVTETGETFAVDDPLAGDLAVALARASSPRGRVEAIAALSGIVPAALAADERFIAGVSDILALIESRGVRAALG
- the uxaC gene encoding glucuronate isomerase, whose translation is MPQPLHLHPDRLFPADADTRAVARRLHAAIADLPIVSPHGHTDPAWFATNAPWADPAELLITPDHYVFRMLFSQGVPLEDLGVPRADGGPVETDPRAIWRRFAERYHLFRGTPSRMWHDWVYTQAFGLDVRLSAETADHYFDVIDAALKTDAFRPRALFERYNIELIATTESPLDPLSHHAAIQASGWKGRVVTAFRPDPVLDPDFEGFHANLDELGRITGEDTRTWDGYLAALRNRRAFFAAHGATSTDHGHPTAFTADLADADIRALFAQVVAGPVTPCEAELFRGHMLTEMAAMSLDDGLVMQIHPGSFRNHNAAVFARFGRDKGADIPTQTDYVRALKPLLDRFGSEPGLTIIVFTLDETAYSRELAPLAGHYPALRLGPPWWFHDSPEGMRRFREQATETAGFYNTVGFNDDTRAFLSIPARHDVARRMDCGHLAQLVVEHRLEEDEAHEVAHALTYGLVKAAYRL